A genomic window from Flavobacterium johnsoniae includes:
- a CDS encoding 1-acyl-sn-glycerol-3-phosphate acyltransferase, with translation MQRFDAIRPFYDSEINEALHDVVNHPMMKTMMNFTFPEVEDEVWKEQLKKTHSIRDFQCNFIYNTIQKVLEKSSEGLTTSGFEKLEPNTSYLFISNHRDILLDTTLLNVCLFEHGLVMTASAIGDNLVKKAFLATLAKLNRNFLVLRGLTPREMLQSSKLLAEYMGQLLLRENRSVWIAQREGRTKDGNDETNPGVLKMIGMGSDEENLMDYFKKLKIVPVSISYEYDPTDVLKMPQLMAEANNEVYVKDKNEDFMTILSGIMGTKKRIHISVGDVLDTEIDQIVAENDNVNKQVQALAQTIDDVILKNYQLWPTNFIAYDILNETNRFADKYKESEKSLFERRLEMRIGSDNPITRQGFLAMYANPVVNKLKYQDVI, from the coding sequence ATGCAGAGATTTGATGCCATTCGACCGTTTTATGATTCCGAAATAAATGAAGCCCTTCATGATGTTGTAAATCATCCTATGATGAAAACCATGATGAACTTTACTTTTCCGGAAGTAGAAGATGAGGTTTGGAAGGAACAATTGAAGAAAACACATTCTATTCGTGATTTTCAATGCAATTTTATTTACAATACAATTCAAAAAGTCTTAGAAAAAAGTTCTGAAGGTTTAACAACTTCAGGTTTTGAAAAACTAGAACCTAATACTTCATATTTGTTTATCTCAAATCATAGAGATATTCTTTTAGATACCACTTTACTTAATGTTTGTTTGTTCGAACACGGTTTAGTAATGACTGCTTCTGCAATTGGAGATAATTTAGTGAAAAAAGCTTTCTTGGCAACTTTAGCAAAATTAAATAGAAACTTTTTGGTTTTAAGAGGATTAACACCTCGTGAAATGTTGCAAAGTTCTAAACTGCTTGCAGAATATATGGGACAATTATTGCTTCGCGAAAATCGTTCGGTTTGGATTGCTCAAAGAGAAGGAAGAACAAAAGACGGAAACGACGAAACCAATCCAGGCGTTTTAAAAATGATAGGAATGGGTTCTGATGAAGAAAATCTAATGGATTATTTTAAGAAATTAAAAATTGTTCCAGTTTCTATTTCTTATGAATATGATCCAACGGATGTTTTGAAAATGCCACAATTAATGGCAGAAGCAAACAACGAAGTTTACGTAAAAGATAAAAACGAAGATTTCATGACCATTTTAAGTGGAATTATGGGAACTAAAAAAAGAATCCATATTTCTGTAGGTGATGTTTTAGATACAGAAATCGATCAGATTGTGGCTGAAAACGACAATGTAAATAAACAAGTTCAGGCTTTGGCGCAAACAATTGATGATGTTATTTTGAAAAACTATCAATTGTGGCCAACTAATTTTATTGCTTACGATATTTTAAACGAAACAAACCGTTTTGCTGATAAGTATAAAGAAAGCGAGAAATCACTTTTTGAACGTCGTTTAGAAATGAGAATCGGAAGCGATAATCCTATTACCAGACAAGGATTTTTGGCAATGTACGCCAATCCTGTTGTCAATAAATTGAAATACCAAGATGTCATCTAA
- a CDS encoding asparaginase — protein MSSKAKILLIYTGGTIGMSKDFETGALKAFNFGKLIQKIPEIKQLDCEIESISFEHPIDSSNMNPQMWTKIATIIEENYTSFDGFVVLHGSDTMSYSASALSFMLENLAKPVVFTGSQLPIGDLRTDAKENLITAIQIASLLENGKPVITEVCLYFEYKLYRGNRTSKVNAEHFRAFTAPNYPELVESGVHLKLNKHLFLPVNKDAKLIVHKNLDNHVAFIKMFPGMSEIVLASILETKGLRGIILETYGSGNAPTEDWFLNLIEKAIKSGMHIVNVTQCSGGSVNMGQYETSTALKSLGVISGKDITTEAAITKLMYLLGHDIPQNEFKDIFETALRGEIS, from the coding sequence ATGTCATCTAAAGCAAAAATACTATTGATTTATACCGGAGGAACCATCGGTATGAGCAAAGACTTTGAAACTGGAGCGCTTAAAGCCTTCAACTTTGGTAAATTAATTCAGAAAATTCCAGAAATCAAACAATTGGATTGCGAAATCGAATCAATTTCATTCGAACATCCAATTGATTCTTCTAATATGAATCCTCAAATGTGGACAAAAATCGCCACTATTATTGAGGAAAATTATACTTCTTTTGACGGATTTGTGGTTCTTCACGGCTCAGATACCATGTCTTATTCGGCCTCGGCTTTGAGTTTTATGCTCGAAAATTTAGCAAAACCAGTTGTATTTACAGGTTCGCAATTGCCAATTGGAGATTTGCGTACCGATGCAAAAGAAAACCTGATTACAGCGATTCAGATTGCATCACTTTTAGAAAATGGAAAACCAGTTATCACAGAAGTTTGTTTGTATTTTGAATACAAATTATACCGCGGAAATAGAACTTCCAAAGTAAATGCAGAACATTTTAGAGCTTTTACAGCGCCAAATTATCCTGAATTGGTAGAATCGGGAGTTCATTTAAAATTAAATAAACATTTATTTCTTCCTGTAAATAAAGATGCAAAACTTATCGTTCATAAAAATTTAGATAATCATGTTGCGTTTATCAAAATGTTTCCTGGAATGAGCGAAATCGTTTTGGCTTCAATTCTTGAAACTAAAGGTTTAAGAGGAATTATTCTCGAAACTTACGGTTCTGGAAATGCACCAACGGAAGATTGGTTTTTAAACTTAATCGAAAAAGCCATCAAATCTGGAATGCACATTGTAAACGTAACACAATGCTCAGGCGGAAGCGTCAACATGGGACAATACGAAACCAGTACGGCTTTAAAATCTCTTGGAGTTATTTCTGGAAAAGATATTACTACAGAAGCCGCAATTACAAAACTGATGTATTTGCTTGGGCACGATATTCCGCAAAACGAGTTTAAAGATATTTTTGAAACTGCTTTGAGAGGGGAGATTTCGTAA